In Debaryomyces hansenii CBS767 chromosome A complete sequence, a genomic segment contains:
- a CDS encoding DEHA2D17688p (weakly similar to uniprot|Q02197 Saccharomyces cerevisiae YEL053C MAK10 Non-catalytic subunit of N-terminal acetyltransferase of the NatC type required for replication of dsRNA virus): MSNLHHAMNDLNLDEYVDITGEFFESVRTIRDNKVVQSPLFNLLEGTRAVEIGNKKLDTGLIPLSEIDYNFDTSCPKDADKVIAIINGLVRSYTSWLNNSSLPVTVLSCRYVQILLENYQGSLNDCTFENKRLPKQTKHDKDTVEWKLVHKVLNSFILGLVKFVGISLQIAFNTLYEEEDLTTRNLDLDFLTDISPEFISKRINDSIHWLNQDSGIQNQKKEILCEYLELVNRMLDIQSILSIAVPIFEKDDKKNIKNEIQFLQLGLQNIKRLSQVDFEGFQLPPGSFSKFVQFDSNNRSIPADLYMATNDECFQNLQKMFKSIYNYVIESNELLNINHFDQFLSYDISYNINPEYNVISRGLFQLYLIRDDKSILGSRETITSMGMKLMENTSCLQSSIFHPDTWTSIQGTEEHINTTKEEILIKLNQLLSDIETGMYHNLSCVTNNRCRQRQLMSRGIVIWDTLQVSSESLELELWQEYGIGDKIEGLDSAEDNPSLPLSSFVYVTKLNVMLEVALRGLETNIYKPFEMSWMYWYISYLTQVIAEFYSNQIKSINDSRIYSITTSVPKKIKKLKSGPKKQKLKQQNEIHQKIHLPMLNKINDYNNSYIIESYKGLRMLSDGVRMLFIMLHALEVTNITPSFELSSLERIYDLQMKPWSSVGVPNLPHYKQYEKSISIDFLRKLPHPEKLTKIKQFLETIIDKFNDSKKIYMSISKMIENDDEGQFIGDGITEWYKSLIKTCVMYSIEVNNIIKLIDSGFNKEDYTTEIGEGYHRYFPKIFIKLNRT; this comes from the exons atgcTGAATTTGCATCATG CaatgaatgatttaaatttagaTGAATATGTTGATATAACAGGAGAGTTTTTCGAATCTGTAAGGACTATACGTGATAATAAGGTTGTTCAATCtccattattcaatttgctAGAAGGAACAAGAGCTGTTGAAATTGGtaataagaaattggaCACTGGCTTGATACCTTTGAGTGAAATAGACTATAATTTTGACACCTCTTGTCCTAAGGACGCAGATAAGGTAATTGCAATAATCAATGGGTTAGTTCGACTGTATACTAGCTGgttgaataattcttcgttACCAGTCACTGTGTTGTCATGTCGTTATGTCCAAATATTGTTAGAAAATTACCAAGGCAGTTTAAATGATTGTACATTTGAAAACAAAAGGCTCCCCAAGCAGACAAAACATGATAAGGATACTGTTGAATGGAAACTAGTCCATAAAGTATTGAACTCATTTATTCTTGGTCTTGTTAAATTTGTTGGTATATCATTACAAATTGCATTCAATACATTatacgaagaagaagacttaACTACCAgaaatttggatttggatTTCTTGACTGATATCTCCCCTGAATTCATAAGTAAGAGAATTAATGACTCAATACATTGGCTTAATCAAGACAGTGGGATTCAAAACCAAAAGAAGGAAATACTATGTGAATATCTTGAGCTTGTGAATAGAATGCTCGATATACAGCTGATATTATCCATCGCTGTTCCAATATTTGAGAAGgatgataagaaaaatatcaagaatGAGATACAATTCTTGCAATTAGGccttcaaaatattaaaaggTTATCGCAAGTAGATTTTGAAGGTTTCCAATTGCCTCCAGGAAGTTTTTCAAAGTTCGTGCAATTTGACTCCAATAATAGAAGTATTCCAGCTGATTTATATATGGCCACGAACGACGAATGCTTTCaaaatttacaaaaaatGTTTAAATCTATTTATAACTATGTTATTGAATCAAACGAATTACTCAATATTAATCATTTTGATCAGTTTTTAAGTTATGATATTTCTTACAACATAAACCCGGAATATAATGTAATTTCCAGAGGATTGTTTCAGCTATATTTAATTCGAGAcgataaatcaattttggGATCTAGAGAAACAATCACTTCTATGGGTatgaaattaatggaaAATACATCATGTTTGCAATCGCTGATTTTTCACCCAGATACATGGACATCAATCCAAGGTACTGAGGAACATATAAATACTACGAAAGAGgaaattttaattaaattgaaCCAATTGTTGAGTGATATTGAAACTGGAATGTACCATAACTTGAGTTGTGTTACTAACAATAGATGTAGACAAAGACAGCTCATGTCAAGAGGCATAGTTATCTGGGATACATTGCAAGTTAGTTCCGAATCCTTAGAACTAGAATTATGGCAAGAATATGGGATTGGCGATAAAATCGAAGGACTTGACTCTGCAGAGGATAACCCCTCGTTACCATTATCGTCATTTGTATATGTTACAAAGTTAAATGTAATGTTGGAAGTAGCATTAAGAGGTCTTGAAACGAATATTTACAAGCCGTTTGAAATGAGTTGGATGTATTGGTACATATCATACTTGACACAGGTAATTGCAGAATTTTACTCTAATCagataaaatcaatcaatgaCCTGAGAATATATTCTATTACTACATCTGTCCCAAAAAAGATTAAGAAGTTAAAATCTGGCCCCAAAAAACAAAAGTTGAAAcaacaaaatgaaattcaCCAAAAGATTCATTTACCTATGcttaataaaataaatgacTACAATAATAGTTATATCATTGAATCCTATAAGGGTTTGCGCATGTTGAGCGATGGTGTGAGAATGTTGTTTATTATGTTGCATGCGTTAGAAGTTACTAATATTACGCCATCTTTCGAATTAAGTTCATTAGAGAGAATATATGATCTTCAAATGAAACCATGGTCGTCGGTTGGGGTACCTAATTTACCACATTATAAACAGTATGAAAAATCCATTAGCATAGATTTTTTACGTAAATTGCCTCACCCTGAAAAACTTACTAAGATCAAGCAATTTCTTGAGACAATTATCgataaatttaatgatagCAAAAAAATCTACATGTCGATAAGCAAGatgattgaaaatgatgacGAAGGACAATTTATAGGCGATGGAATAACAGAATGgtataaatcattaattaaaacTTGTGTTATGTACTCAATTGAAGTAAATaacataataaaattgattgataGTGGATTCAATAAGGAAGATTACACTACTGAAATTGGCGAAGGATACCATAGATATTTTcccaaaatatttattaaattaaatagaacatag
- a CDS encoding DEHA2D17710p (highly similar to uniprot|P11632 Saccharomyces cerevisiae YPR052C NHP6A High-mobility group non-histone chromatin protein functionally redundant with Nhp6Bp), translating into MAPTEKKRTTRKKKDPDAPKRSLSAYMFFANENRDIVRAENPGISFGQVGKLLGEKWKALTPEDKIPYENKADTDKKRYEKEKAEYAKKNAA; encoded by the coding sequence ATGGCCCCAACCGAAAAGAAGAGAACAACcagaaagaagaaggatCCAGATGCACCAAAGAGATCCTTATCTGCTTACATGTTTTTCGCTAACGAAAACAGAGACATTGTCAGAGCTGAAAACCCAGGTATTTCATTCGGACAAGTTGGTAAGTTATTAGGTGAAAAATGGAAGGCTTTAACTCCAGAAGACAAGATTCCATATGAAAATAAGGCTGATACCGATAAGAAGAGATATGAGAAGGAAAAGGCTGAATATGCAAAGAAAAATGCTGCTTAG
- a CDS encoding DEHA2D17732p (weakly similar to uniprot|P35732 Saccharomyces cerevisiae YKL054C DEF1 RNAPII degradation factor forms a complex with Rad26p in chromatin enables ubiquitination and proteolysis of RNAPII), producing MSTQRKAYKNHSKRFSNNSSSSSNNNSSSTELTSLLEMFPDWESDDLSSLLAEHNNILEVVIDLIVNNKVSKWEPIKKEAKNKKKEKENDEFVNVPNTNVTSNNTTHTSSADHGHKLNKYHKEAHPSNSKSKFSSKGPHNKKPNPKFNGKDSSPTAPTTSTSTSTSGATSVPSSNSWAAALSKDGVKVNNKSHKESDSQPETELEPEPEPEPVAQAGEEHEIIIEQTTTVIESTETPTSTTKPVLKEATVPQPKQGSWASAITPKPKSKPRTKQALSGSQEESFESKGQFEQAQEEPVEAIIIEETTTTIPAESISSEETIEQPAQVVLPTSSQPLSSVGVSFGSLSLGDEEKESQPEQTTEEISAPVGEQSQQQQQQRYGLYNNQNQNQNQNRYNQQIYQQQQQHAQQQHAQQQQQQQPQQSQQSQQPQQPQQPQQPQQPQQPQQPQQPQQQPQQPQQPQQQYNQSKQQQQQQQQQYDYYNQFQQSQYPQQGSQTLPGAQFGVYPGMDYSAYNQQAAAAVVSSPAASPAATANYAQYAQAASQPPSSGAQEGNVAAQSPITSQINPNTLQQQVPAAPFGYPYYNYYYNTPFYGNGAGLGAQGGFGNVAAAQGTPTSNSNVTPNSGVNSGFMGVGNTGASQYYGQPNQFGNRYPGYNSYPQPGQAQSAQSGNPSNNQSGSVPASQGEANDSSSASNQAGNPQSQIPQQSQQPQQPGIPQYGGYQQYPQYGGYQDNNQYRGWY from the coding sequence ATGTCTACACAACGAAAAGCATATAAGAATCATCTGAAAAGATTTAGTAATaattcatcgtcatcatctaataataatagttctTCGACTGAATTAACTAGTTTGTTAGAAATGTTCCCTGATTGGGAATCAGATGATTTATCAAGTTTATTGGCTgaacataataatattttagaaGTCGTCATTGACTTAATTGTTAACAATAAAGTTTCCAAATGGGAACCAATCAAAAAAGAAGCcaaaaataagaagaaagaaaaggaaaatgatGAGTTTGTTAATGTGCCTAATACTAATGTTACTTCAAATAACACAACACATACTAGTTCTGCCGATCATGGtcataaattaaataaatatcaCAAGGAGGCACATCCATCCAATAGTAAGTCTAAATTTAGTTCAAAGGGACCACATAATAAGAAGCCAAATCCAAAGTTCAATGGAAAGGATTCATCTCCTACCGCACCAACTACATCTACATCTACATCTACATCTGGAGCTACATCTGTgccatcttcaaattcatgGGCAGCAGCATTATCCAAGGATGGAGTGAAGGTAAATAACAAGTCACATAAGGAATCAGATTCACAACCAGAAACTGAACTTgaaccagaaccagaaccagaaccagtAGCTCAAGCAGGTGAAGAACATGAAATAATCATTGAACAGACAACAACAGTCATTGAATCAACAGAAACACCAACCTCCACTACTAAACCAGTATTAAAAGAAGCTACAGTTCCACAACCTAAGCAAGGATCCTGGGCATCTGCCATTACACCAAAACCAAAGTCAAAGCCACGTACCAAACAAGCCTTATCAGGTTCACAAGAAGAATCCTTTGAATCCAAGGGTCAATTTGAACAAGCTCAAGAAGAGCCAGTCGAagccattattattgaagaaaccACCACCACTATTCCAGCTGAATCCATTTCATCTGAAGAAACCATTGAACAACCAGCACAAGTAGTCTTACCAACTTCCTCTCAACCATTAAGTTCAGTTGGTGTATCTTTCggttcattatcattaggAGACGAGGAAAAGGAATCCCAGCCAGAACAAACTACCGAGGAAATTTCTGCTCCAGTTGGAGAACAATctcaacaacagcaacaacaacgTTACGGCTTATACAATAACCAAAACCAAAACCAAAACCAAAACCGTTACAATCAACAAATTtaccaacaacaacagcaacacGCTCAACAGCAACATgctcaacaacaacagcaacaacaacctCAGCAATCTCAGCAATCTCAGCAACCTCAACAACCTCAACAACCTCAACAACCTCAACAACCTCAACAACCTCAACAGCCTCAACAACCTCAACAGCAACCTCAACAGCCTCAACAACCTCAACAGCAATACAACCAAAGTaaacagcaacaacaacaacagcagcagcaaTATGATTACTACAATCAATTCCAACAATCCCAATATCCTCAACAAGGAAGCCAAACTTTACCAGGCGCTCAATTTGGTGTTTACCCAGGTATGGACTATTCCGCTTATAACCAACaagctgctgctgctgtcGTTAGCTCTCCTGCTGCTTCTCCAGCAGCTACTGCTAATTATGCGCAGTATGCTCAGGCTGCCTCTCAACCACCATCAAGCGGTGCTCAAGAAGGTAATGTTGCAGCACAATCTCCAATTACATCCCAGATTAACCCAAACACCTTACAACAACAAGTTCCAGCAGCTCCATTTGGCTATCCATACTACAACTATTACTACAACACCCCATTCTACGGTAACGGTGCTGGTTTAGGTGCTCAAGGTGGATTTGGTAATGTTGCTGCTGCTCAAGGTACCCCAACCTCCAACTCCAACGTGACCCCAAACAGCGGTGTTAACAGTGGTTTTATGGGTGTCGGTAACACCGGCGCCTCTCAATACTATGGGCAACCAAACCAATTCGGTAACAGATATCCAGGCTATAATTCATACCCTCAACCAGGTCAAGCCCAATCTGCGCAATCCGGAAACCCATCGAACAACCAAAGTGGGTCTGTCCCAGCCTCGCAAGGTGAAGCCAACGATTCTTCAAGTGCTAGTAACCAAGCTGGTAACCCACAATCTCAAATCCCACAACAATCGCAACAACCACAACAGCCAGGTATTCCTCAATACGGTGGTTACCAACAATATCCTCAATACGGTGGCTACCAAGATAACAACCAATATCGTGGCTGGTATTAG
- a CDS encoding DEHA2D17754p (similar to uniprot|P38254 Saccharomyces cerevisiae YBR094W Hypothetical ORF), translated as MHVLLTNDDGPLNDISCPYIKYLVDEINETTDWDLSIVVPNQQRSWIGKAHFAGKTLYTTYIYTKNSTKVKNDSINAFEGPFYSVNEKLQKDPEYQEWCLVDSTPAACADLGIHHLYGERKEKPIDLVLSGPNLGKNSSNLYILASGTVGAAMEAVTHGIKSIALSYAFINSDHDYDILKEAAKISVKLIKKLYNQLQEQKDVDLYSINVPLIESLKLGRTSIHYTPILENYWASIYSKASEVNELGQEQFHWNPDFKKVYKDGLTDYRHTDSRVLLDEGISVTPLKASFHIAEPRSGEIILDDEDEESSGLVNKLSLNESLVFLITVGSDSYIYAPLVEAFKKKFFNVSITDDVSILSEIRSKPNLKVFHYGEYEDLDIDLISECPKQYFIPSYIYRKALIRKHYLANTIHHFVAKNPSSVLANAAPTSYQLEVDYAEFLDDALDECYELREEIETSEKTWILKPSMSDKGQGIRIFKTIDQLQEIFNSFEGDSDDEQEEDDDKHGIIISQLRHFIVQEYKNKPLLLSTYSNRKFHLRTYVVCCGNLKVYVYKNILTLFSDVSYETPEEDESGEIPMAGHLTNTCLQEDATPLVVPFWDLDDKEFSTTKKELVFDQVAKITGELFNAATSVNKMNFQPLDNAAEVFGIDYLVNDDYSVTLLEVNSYPDFKQTGDELKNIIYELFDNLVTDVVGPLVTGDASVSLTTSLVPVLEQVSRY; from the coding sequence atgcATGTCTTGTTAACAAACGATGATGGTCCATTGAATGATATATCATGTCCTTATATCAAATACCTTGTGGACGAAATAAACGAAACTACAGACTGGGATTTGTCAATAGTAGTCCCAAATCAACAAAGATCGTGGATCGGTAAAGCCCATTTTGCCGGTAAAACATTGTATACCACCTATATTTATACAAAGAATTCTACAAAGGTTAAAAACGATAGTATTAATGCTTTCGAAGGACCATTTTACTCTgtgaatgaaaaattacaaaagGATCCTGAATATCAAGAATGGTGTCTAGTTGATAGTACTCCGGCTGCTTGTGCTGATTTAggaattcatcatttatatggtgaaagaaaagagaaGCCTATTGATTTAGTCTTAAGTGGACCTAACCTTGGTAAGAATTCGAGTAACTTGTACATATTGGCTAGTGGTACTGTTGGAGCAGCGATGGAAGCGGTAACACATGGTATCAAGTCCATTGCCTTATCTTATGCGTTTATCAATTCAGACCatgattatgatattttgaaagaagcAGCAAAGATATCTGTAAAGTTAATTAAAAAGTTGTATAACCAATTGCAAGAACAGAAAGACGttgatttatattcaattaatgTTCCTTTAATTGAATCATTGAAGTTAGGAAGAACAAGCATACATTACACGCCAATCCTCGAAAATTATTGGGCCTCGATTTACTCTAAGGCTTCAGAAGTGAATGAATTGGGACAGGAACAATTCCATTGGAATCCAGATTTCAAGAAAGTGTATAAAGATGGTTTAACTGACTATAGGCACACTGATAGTCGTGTATTATTAGACGAAGGCATTAGTGTCACTCCTTTGAAAGCATCTTTCCATATAGCTGAACCTCGCTCAGgtgaaataatattggacgatgaagatgaggAATCTAGTGGTCTAGTGAACAAATTATCGCTAAATGAATCTTTAGTATTCCTAATAACCGTTGGAAGTGACTCCTATATTTACGCTCCATTGGTTGAAGCattcaaaaagaaattcttcaatgttAGTATTACTGATGATGTATCGATTTTGTCTGAGATTAGATCCAAACCAAATTTGAAGGTCTTCCATTACGGAGAATACGAAGATTTGGATATAGATTTAATATCTGAATGCCCAAAACAATACTTTATTCCATCATATATTTACCGTAAAGCATTGATTCGTAAGCACTATTTGGCTAATACGATTCATCATTTCGTTGCGAAAAATCCATCACTGGTGTTAGCCAATGCTGCTCCAACTAGTTATCAATTAGAGGTTGATTATGCGGAATTCCTCGATGATGCGTTGGATGAATGCTACGAGCtaagagaagaaatagaaacAAGTGAGAAAACGTGGATTTTAAAACCAAGTATGTCGGACAAGGGCCAAGGAATTAGAATCTTCAAGacaattgatcaattacaagaaatattcaattcatttgaagGAGACAGCGACGATGAGCAGGAAGAAGATGACGACAAACATGGTATCATAATTTCACAATTACGTCACTTTATCGTACAAGAATATAAGAATaaaccattattattatccaCATATTCCAATAGAAAGTTCCACTTGAGAACATATGTGGTGTGCTGTGGTAATCTCAAAGTCTACGTTTACAAGAATATCTTAACCCTTTTCTCAGATGTGCTGTACGAAACACCAGAAGAGGACGAAAGTGGCGAAATTCCAATGGCCGGACACTTAACAAATACGTGCTTACAGGAGGATGCAACTCCTCTTGTTGTTCCGTTCTGGGATCTTGATGATAAGGAATTCTCTACCACAAAAAAGGAACTTGTATTTGATCAAGTTGCAAAAATCACAGGCGAACTATTCAATGCTGCAACAAGTGTCAATAAAATGAATTTCCAGCCTTTAGACAATGCTGCTGAAGTTTTTGGTATAGACTATTTGGTAAATGACGATTATTCCGTGACCTTGTTGGAAGTCAATTCGTATCCAGACTTCAAACAGACTGGTGAcgaattgaagaatatcattTACGAGTTGTTTGATAATCTTGTTACAGATGTAGTCGGTCCTTTGGTTACTGGTGATGCATCTGTCTCGCTTACGACTTCATTGGTTCCTGTATTAGAACAAGTAAGTAGATATTAG
- a CDS encoding DEHA2D17776p (similar to uniprot|P32830 Saccharomyces cerevisiae YBR091C MRS5 Essential protein of the inner mitochondrial membrane peripherally localized) → MSTTFGKVLDTCRNKCIPAEYGESELNTGEQCCIDRCVAKYVKANAFIGTNIERKGFNPNYSMPEYQKVNSMLAEAERKQK, encoded by the coding sequence ATGTCGACTACGTTTGGCAAGGTGTTGGATACTTGTCGGAATAAATGTATTCCTGCTGAATACGGTGAAAGTGAATTGAATACCGGCGAACAGTGTTGTATTGATAGATGTGTTGCCAAATATGTCAAAGCAAATGCCTTTATTGGTACCAATATAGAGAGAAAAGGGTTTAATCCAAATTATAGTATGCCAGAATACCAAAAAGTCAATAGTATGTTGGCGGAGGCAGAACGAAAACAGAAATGA
- a CDS encoding DEHA2D17798p (highly similar to uniprot|P14540 Saccharomyces cerevisiae YKL060C FBA1 Fructose 1 6-bisphosphate aldolase required for glycolysis and gluconeogenesis), with protein sequence MSATDVLSRKSGVLYGDDVRQLFLYAQKKGFAIPAINVTSSSTVVSALEAARDSKSPIILQTSQGGAAYFAGKGVDNKNQEASIQGSIAAAHYIRAIAPAYGVPVVLHTDHCAKKLLPWFDGMLKADEEFFNKTGEPLFSSHMLDLSEESDEENISTCVKYFERMHKMGQFLEMEIGITGGEEDGVNNENVQQDSLYTLPETVYKVFEALSPIGPNFSIAAAFGNVHGVYKPGNVQLRPSILGDHQKYAKEKSGSSTDTPIFLVFHGGSGSSQADFDEAISHGVVKVNLDTDCQYAYLTGIRDYVLNKKDYLMSPVGNPEGEDKPNKKYFDPRVWVREGEKTMSARITEGLEIFHTKGQL encoded by the coding sequence ATGTCAGCTACAGACGttttatcaagaaaatcCGGTGTCCTTTACGGGGATGATGTCCGTCAATTATTCTTATACGCACAAAAGAAGGGATTTGCTATTCCAGCCATTAATGTcacttcttcttccacaGTTGTTTCTGCTTTAGAAGCTGCTAGAGATTCTAAGTCTCCAATCATTTTGCAAACTTCTCAAGGTGGTGCTGCATACTTTGCTGGTAAGGGTGTTGACAACAAGAACCAAGAAGCTTCTATTCAAGGTTCTATTGCTGCTGCTCACTACATCAGAGCCATTGCTCCAGCATACGGTGTTCCAGTTGTTTTACACACTGACCACTGTGCTAAGAAATTATTACCATGGTTCGATGGTATGTTAAAGgctgatgaagaattcttcaacaagACCGGTGAACCATTGTTCTCATCTCACATGTTGGATTTATCTGAAGAATCCGATGAAGAAAACATTAGTACCTGTGTCAAGTACTTCGAAAGGATGCACAAGATGGGTCAATTCTTAGAAATGGAAATCGGTATTACCGgtggtgaagaagatggTGTCAACAACGAAAACGTCCAACAGGACTCTTTATACACCTTGCCAGAAACCGTCTACAAGGTTTTTGAAGCATTGAGCCCAATTGGACCAAACTTCTCCATTGCTGCTGCTTTCGGTAACGTTCACGGTGTCTACAAGCCAGGTAACGTCCAATTGAGACCATCTATCTTAGGTGACCACCAAAAATACGCCAAGGAAAAGTCCGGTTCTTCTACTGACACCCCAATTTTCTTGGTTTTCCACggtggttctggttcttcCCAAGCCGATTTCGATGAAGCCATTTCTCATGGTGTTGTTAAGGTTAACTTAGATACTGATTGTCAATACGCATACTTGACCGGTATCCGTGACTACGTCTTAAACAAGAAGGATTACCTTATGTCTCCAGTTGGTAACCCAGAAGGTGAAGACAAACCAAACAAGAAGTACTTTGACCCAAGAGTCTGGGTTAGAGAAGGTGAAAAGACTATGTCCGCTAGAATCACTGAAGGTTTAGAAATCTTCCACACCAAGGGTCAACTCTAA
- a CDS encoding DEHA2D17820p (similar to uniprot|Q03503 Saccharomyces cerevisiae YPR051W MAK3 Catalytic subunit of N-terminal acetyltransferase of the NatC type) gives MLEDTDWYKKHKMSLITEIEGLFYFQFNVDSQDEFSKISTLISGHLSEPYSIYVYWFFLNTWPQYCYIVKESAESPDIVGVIISKVEAHRDVRMRGYIGMLVIDPAYRGRKIATHLVKLTVNRMVQLDAVDEVMLETEVINKGALGLYESLGFVRSKRLYRYYLNTHDAYRLILPISSKSGTRIAFLPPIESFEAMAT, from the coding sequence ATGCTAGAAGATACTGACTGGTACAAAAAGCATAAAATGAGTTTGATTACGGAAATCGAAGGGTTGTtttatttccaattcaACGTAGATTCGCAGGATGAGTTCAGTAAGATCTCAACGTTGATATCAGGGCATTTGCTGGAGCCGTATTCGATCTATGTGTACTGGTTTTTCTTGAATACTTGGCCCCAATACTGCTATATAGTTAAAGAATCCGCCGAGTCGCCAGATATAGTGGGGGTGATTATATCTAAGGTGGAGGCTCATCGGGATGTAAGAATGAGAGGGTACATTGGGATGCTAGTGATCGATCCAGCGTACAGAGGACGAAAAATCGCTACGCACTTGGTGAAGTTAACGGTGAATAGAATGGTCCAATTGGATGCGGTCGACGAGGTGATGTTGGAAACGGAGGTAATTAACAAGGGAGCATTGGGGTTGTATGAGTCGCTTGGGTTTGTGAGGTCCAAGAGACTCTATAGGTACTACTTGAATACACACGATGCGTATCGATTGATCTTGCCCATTTCTTCGAAGTCGGGCACAAGAATAGCATTTCTACCACCAATTGAGAGTTTTGAAGCAATGGCGACGTAA
- a CDS encoding DEHA2D17842p (highly similar to uniprot|P15873 Saccharomyces cerevisiae YBR088C POL30 Proliferating cell nuclear antigen (PCNA) functions as the sliding clamp for DNA polymerase delta), with amino-acid sequence MLEGKFDEASLLKKIVDSIKDCVKLCNFNCTEHGITVQAVDDSRVLLVSLLVGQSAFSEYRCDRDITLGIDLESFSKIIKCGNNEDYLTLLAEDSPDNVMTIFEDKKKERVSEYSLKLMDIDSEFLKIDDMDYDSVINMPSGEFSKIVRDLKNLSESLNIIVTKDSVKFSSEGENGTGSVVLKPYTDMDHPEESINVNLENPVDLTFGLKYLSDIIRATSLAGTITIKLADKTPALFEYKLDAGGYLRFYLAPKFDEDD; translated from the coding sequence ATGCTTGAAGgtaaatttgatgaagctTCCcttttgaagaagattgtCGATTCGATTAAAGATTGTGTTAAGTTGTGTAACTTCAATTGCACAGAACACGGTATCACCGTCCAAGCTGTGGATGATTCCAGAGTTTTGTTGGTTTCGTTATTGGTTGGTCAATCAGCATTCAGTGAATACCGTTGTGACAGAGACATCACTTTAGGTATTGATTTAGAATCATTCTctaaaattataaaatgtggtaataatgaagaCTACTTAACATTATTAGCAGAAGACAGTCCTGATAACGTGATGACTATATTCGAagataagaagaaggaaagaGTTAGTGAATACTCCTTGAAGTTGATGGATATTGATTCAGAATTCttaaaaattgatgacATGGACTACGACAGTGTTATAAATATGCCATCTGGGGAATTCTCTAAGATTGTACGTGACTTGAAGAACTTGAGTGAATCTTTAAACATCATTGTTACCAAAGATTCTGTCAAATTCAGCTCTGAAGGTGAAAATGGTACCGGTTCTGTTGTGTTGAAGCCATACACTGACATGGACCACCCAGAAGAAAGTATCAATGTCAACTTGGAAAACCCAGTAGACTTAACATTCGGTTTAAAGTACTTAAGTGACATTATCAGGGCCACCAGTTTAGCTGGAACCATTACTATCAAGTTAGCCGACAAGACCCCAGCCTTATTCGAGTATAAGTTAGATGCAGGTGGATATTTAAGATTCTACTTGGCTCCTAagtttgatgaagatgattaa